A stretch of the Kroppenstedtia eburnea genome encodes the following:
- a CDS encoding vWA domain-containing protein: MNLGKWIKSGWLIFLAVVMVVGCSQETGSSGKQNENGEEERKPQKIATTIEEIVEQGAGTYSGDKYDRAKVEAELDKIPQDASDEEVFNTIVSLIAEDYGPVKDAYDNFDPTFNVSGDQPGTEVNGPKEKQHNVTILLDASGSMAARVSGGEKMHVAKEAVRSFTSQMPEGTHVSLIVYGHKGSNSKADQAESCKGIEEIVELGPYDESTLQSKLDPIRATGWTPLAGAMNQAGQRLKETEGQAENMIYVVSDGLETCGGDPVKEAKSLNQSNIKATVNIIGFDVGNKEHQALKKVAEAGGGKYFSATSKTELDLYFRNEYAKLKLEWWSYEGDALSQLGSQSSDYLEYISETDKQFKDKYYKKELDRFKDAINYIERKGDYKSLGTYNKQREDIISRYFHGKFSESNSKREQEYSKAVEKMKGEVSDQQDDLQDKKNKHD, from the coding sequence ATGAATCTGGGTAAATGGATCAAAAGTGGATGGTTAATATTTTTGGCTGTGGTTATGGTTGTGGGTTGTTCTCAGGAAACAGGAAGCAGTGGAAAACAAAATGAGAACGGAGAAGAGGAAAGAAAACCACAAAAGATTGCCACCACCATTGAAGAGATCGTGGAACAGGGTGCCGGCACCTACTCCGGAGACAAGTATGACCGAGCCAAGGTGGAAGCCGAGCTGGACAAAATCCCGCAGGATGCCAGCGATGAGGAAGTCTTCAACACCATCGTCAGCCTCATCGCTGAGGATTACGGGCCGGTGAAGGATGCCTATGACAACTTTGATCCCACCTTTAATGTCTCCGGAGATCAGCCGGGAACAGAGGTAAACGGGCCGAAGGAGAAACAGCACAACGTCACCATCCTGTTGGATGCCAGCGGTAGCATGGCCGCCCGAGTCAGCGGGGGCGAGAAGATGCACGTGGCCAAGGAGGCCGTCCGCTCCTTTACCTCTCAGATGCCCGAGGGGACCCACGTCTCCCTGATCGTGTACGGGCACAAGGGAAGCAACAGCAAAGCGGATCAGGCCGAGTCCTGCAAGGGGATTGAAGAGATTGTGGAATTGGGCCCCTATGATGAATCCACTTTGCAAAGCAAATTGGATCCGATCCGGGCGACAGGATGGACTCCTTTGGCAGGAGCGATGAACCAGGCGGGTCAGCGATTGAAGGAGACCGAGGGACAGGCTGAAAACATGATCTATGTGGTAAGTGATGGCTTGGAGACCTGTGGGGGCGACCCGGTGAAAGAAGCTAAATCTCTCAATCAATCCAATATCAAGGCGACGGTCAATATCATCGGGTTTGATGTGGGGAACAAAGAGCATCAGGCCTTAAAGAAGGTGGCGGAAGCAGGCGGGGGAAAGTACTTTTCGGCAACGTCCAAAACGGAGTTGGATTTGTACTTTCGGAACGAGTATGCAAAGTTAAAGTTGGAATGGTGGAGCTATGAAGGCGACGCATTAAGTCAACTTGGGTCCCAAAGTAGTGATTACCTAGAGTACATCAGCGAAACAGATAAACAATTCAAAGATAAATACTATAAAAAAGAACTAGATCGATTCAAGGATGCAATTAACTACATAGAAAGGAAGGGGGATTATAAAAGTCTAGGAACATACAATAAGCAAAGAGAAGATATAATAAGTAGGTATTTCCACGGAAAGTTTAGTGAATCAAATTCAAAAAGGGAGCAAGAGTACTCTAAAGCAGTTGAAAAGATGAAAGGTGAAGTATCTGACCAACAAGATGATCTTCAAGACAAGAAAAACAAGCACGATTAA
- a CDS encoding pilus assembly protein TadG-related protein, with translation MSRIDLRVFNKRGNVAVLWVASLPVFALLFAFIGTLVIIWMTHSASQVAADAASLAATKKLDVWVRQAMSEEMSEGAFPVTDAEKKEFMNRVISRHEQGLQEVVRKYVKKHGGDDHGVITVGKHSRIEVNARSSFQSLFLEEHFRDQYIYGAGSGPDRYYLDWLPEGREVRY, from the coding sequence ATGTCCCGCATCGATCTGCGTGTTTTTAACAAACGGGGGAATGTGGCCGTCCTGTGGGTGGCCAGTCTCCCTGTTTTTGCACTTTTATTTGCCTTTATCGGAACCTTGGTGATCATTTGGATGACCCACTCTGCCTCCCAGGTGGCGGCGGATGCGGCCAGTCTGGCTGCTACTAAAAAGTTGGATGTTTGGGTGAGGCAGGCGATGAGTGAGGAGATGAGCGAAGGGGCTTTTCCAGTCACCGATGCAGAGAAAAAAGAATTTATGAATCGCGTCATCTCCAGACATGAGCAGGGATTGCAGGAAGTGGTTCGAAAGTATGTGAAGAAACACGGAGGGGATGACCATGGTGTGATTACCGTTGGCAAACACAGCCGCATCGAAGTGAATGCGAGGAGTTCATTCCAGTCCTTGTTTTTGGAAGAGCATTTTCGGGACCAATATATTTATGGTGCAGGAAGCGGGCCGGACCGTTACTATTTGGATTGGTTGCCGGAGGGAAGAGAGGTTCGATATTAA
- a CDS encoding M23 family metallopeptidase, whose protein sequence is MKTMIKRWLQWSTLHRKGAASVEFVTILPLALLLALAVWQLALVGAAIMDTHSAVRDAVKIASMTGDSKFAEKEGKKSFGDSSAYDLKSLKVKIKGEDVRASAETKIPVLFMKSTPFSYTSSSEAPVLAPPPDDQFSAFGGLGGGPLPTGGGSLANPVAVAPGCGITCYSGHTGQDFPGAVGTPIVAAEAGTVTVRHLGNRSYGTYIIIDHGGGMQTLYAHMFPHQPLVKTGDRVKRGQPIGAIGNNGNSSGPHLHFEVKIGGRPVDPIPFLAY, encoded by the coding sequence ATGAAAACAATGATCAAGAGATGGTTGCAATGGAGTACGCTTCATCGTAAAGGGGCCGCCTCTGTTGAATTTGTCACCATACTTCCTTTGGCCTTGCTCCTGGCTTTGGCTGTGTGGCAATTGGCTTTGGTGGGGGCCGCTATCATGGATACTCATTCCGCAGTTCGGGACGCGGTCAAAATTGCCTCTATGACCGGAGATTCCAAGTTTGCCGAAAAGGAAGGAAAAAAATCCTTTGGAGACTCTAGTGCCTATGATCTGAAATCATTGAAAGTGAAGATTAAAGGGGAGGATGTGAGGGCAAGCGCCGAAACCAAGATCCCGGTCCTGTTTATGAAAAGCACTCCCTTTTCCTACACCAGCTCATCGGAAGCTCCTGTATTGGCACCACCGCCGGATGATCAATTTTCCGCATTTGGGGGTCTCGGGGGAGGGCCGCTGCCGACCGGGGGCGGGTCGTTGGCCAATCCAGTGGCTGTGGCCCCCGGTTGCGGGATCACCTGTTACTCCGGCCATACGGGTCAGGACTTCCCCGGTGCGGTGGGAACTCCAATTGTGGCGGCTGAAGCCGGTACGGTTACGGTTCGCCATCTTGGCAATCGCAGCTACGGCACTTATATCATTATTGATCATGGAGGTGGGATGCAAACATTGTATGCTCATATGTTTCCCCACCAACCCTTGGTGAAAACAGGAGACCGCGTCAAAAGAGGACAACCCATCGGAGCTATCGGCAACAACGGCAACTCCTCCGGCCCCCACCTTCATTTTGAAGTCAAAATCGGAGGCAGACCTGTCGACCCCATCCCGTTCCTGGCATATTAA
- a CDS encoding Yip1 family protein, whose protein sequence is MDHLWLQIWVHPRQVVREALLLPDKKREWLLVVLFGLTLGLEQSSMRELGDSIPFSWILLLSVLLSPILGMIYWFVISGIAYWLGRSMDGAATWKDMKTAVAWAGVPFIMKLILWVPELAFFGEELFQSSMPSLGSNPLLFLFFMVMWLVDLVIVIWYVVVLCKSVGEAHSFSAWRGLFSLLLGGLLLTLPFIVLALFFRL, encoded by the coding sequence ATGGATCATTTATGGTTGCAAATATGGGTTCATCCCCGGCAAGTGGTTAGAGAAGCGTTGCTTCTTCCGGATAAAAAAAGAGAATGGCTGTTGGTCGTATTATTTGGTTTGACGTTAGGGCTGGAACAATCTTCGATGCGAGAGCTTGGGGATTCCATCCCCTTTTCCTGGATCCTGCTCCTCTCTGTTCTGCTCAGTCCAATTTTGGGCATGATCTATTGGTTTGTCATCTCCGGAATTGCGTACTGGCTCGGTCGCAGCATGGATGGAGCGGCCACTTGGAAAGACATGAAAACAGCTGTTGCCTGGGCCGGAGTCCCCTTTATCATGAAGCTGATTTTGTGGGTGCCGGAGTTGGCTTTTTTCGGTGAGGAGCTCTTCCAATCATCCATGCCCAGTTTGGGTTCTAATCCATTGTTGTTCCTGTTCTTTATGGTGATGTGGTTGGTGGATCTTGTAATCGTGATCTGGTATGTGGTGGTTTTATGTAAGAGTGTAGGGGAAGCCCATTCATTCTCTGCTTGGCGTGGCCTTTTTTCTCTGCTGCTCGGAGGACTCTTGTTGACCTTGCCGTTCATCGTGTTGGCACTGTTTTTCCGGTTGTGA
- a CDS encoding YIP1 family protein, which translates to MDSSWFVEQRPWLTIWYRTRQTIRSVLDDPYPSRISWLFIPLFGISLTLDQISFSEYGDWYHLSYLLLISLPIGLVAGFGVWSLYSWMFWGAGRLIGGGAEWKEMHRALAWAVIPYVAKLILWYVRAFCFGEETFTLYTPNIDHSPLLLTFYFLFFFLDVLLTVWFYGILIKSTAEAHRFSFWKGAATVLVSLAVLWVALKYVVGFVYMPL; encoded by the coding sequence GTGGATTCGTCCTGGTTTGTGGAACAGAGGCCTTGGTTGACGATATGGTACCGTACGCGGCAAACGATTCGATCGGTGTTGGATGATCCATACCCCTCCCGGATCTCATGGTTATTCATTCCTTTGTTCGGCATCAGTCTGACATTGGATCAGATCTCTTTCAGCGAGTACGGGGATTGGTATCATCTCTCCTACTTGTTGTTAATCTCCCTTCCGATTGGTTTGGTTGCTGGCTTTGGCGTCTGGTCCCTCTACAGTTGGATGTTTTGGGGAGCTGGTCGGCTGATCGGTGGAGGTGCCGAATGGAAAGAGATGCACCGGGCACTGGCTTGGGCAGTGATCCCCTATGTGGCCAAGCTGATTCTGTGGTACGTCCGTGCCTTCTGCTTTGGGGAAGAAACCTTTACACTCTATACGCCCAACATTGATCACAGTCCACTGCTTCTCACCTTCTATTTTCTCTTTTTCTTTCTGGATGTACTCTTGACCGTCTGGTTTTATGGAATCCTTATCAAAAGTACAGCTGAAGCTCATCGTTTTTCCTTTTGGAAAGGGGCAGCTACTGTTTTGGTTTCACTGGCCGTTTTGTGGGTGGCTTTAAAATACGTCGTGGGCTTTGTGTATATGCCGCTGTGA
- the lepB gene encoding signal peptidase I: MVRRILLLLGVSIILGLIWVLLILLSPYDWYVLSGDSMEPTLQENDVMLVRLSPDSWKRGEVVLFQPEGAEWMHVKRIAACPGDQVEANKTGLYVNGRQILSSPQTPLGPLQVPEGHVFVLGDHPENSSDSRDFGPVPLEKLEARIDFVIYPFSRIAPVSSEKEEGK; encoded by the coding sequence ATGGTTAGACGAATTCTACTGCTGCTCGGAGTCTCAATAATCCTGGGTCTGATCTGGGTGCTGTTGATTCTTCTCTCACCTTATGACTGGTATGTACTAAGCGGAGACAGCATGGAACCCACTCTGCAGGAAAATGATGTGATGTTGGTTCGGCTGTCCCCTGATTCGTGGAAGAGAGGAGAAGTGGTTCTGTTTCAACCGGAGGGGGCCGAGTGGATGCATGTCAAACGAATCGCGGCTTGTCCGGGAGATCAAGTGGAAGCAAATAAAACCGGGCTGTATGTGAATGGGCGGCAGATCCTGTCTTCCCCCCAGACCCCACTGGGCCCTCTCCAAGTTCCTGAAGGACATGTATTTGTATTGGGTGATCATCCCGAAAACAGCTCAGACAGCCGCGATTTTGGGCCGGTTCCCTTGGAAAAGCTTGAAGCGCGTATAGACTTTGTGATCTATCCTTTTTCCAGAATTGCACCGGTTTCATCCGAAAAGGAGGAGGGAAAATGA
- a CDS encoding pre-toxin TG domain-containing protein, producing the protein MKPQMDERWRRKGASTVEYIVVLAAVVILAMAVYHALSGDEMAGMIMEKIQATIDGDLTGDGASPGTGGGSSTEETDTKQSPSPKGDSPSPPKEKDENPALQFAKGAGDVALDFIGFYDAKAAITGVDEDGNKIGWGERIFRGALVVPIAKPVKGGKMALKYGDKALTAGKKNLDKLTRKGKKTACGCPKKRQQPDQHLTKAEKEKYKDDLATQKSISKKRHKEKQRQEQERKKGDTAEKQFDIKNSSKRMFKYSWEGKSSVMYQQPDGTWWAKDTTGHGDSAYKVFQETGKEFKWLYDADKNGNKIVGKHKGEKGKIIKKSTGKFMDKR; encoded by the coding sequence ATGAAGCCCCAAATGGATGAGAGGTGGAGGCGCAAAGGTGCCTCCACCGTGGAGTATATCGTGGTATTGGCGGCAGTGGTTATTCTGGCCATGGCAGTGTATCATGCCCTTAGTGGGGATGAGATGGCGGGAATGATCATGGAGAAGATCCAAGCTACGATAGACGGAGATCTGACCGGAGATGGAGCAAGTCCGGGAACAGGAGGAGGCTCTTCAACCGAAGAAACCGATACAAAGCAATCGCCTTCTCCAAAAGGTGACAGCCCCTCACCCCCCAAAGAAAAGGATGAAAACCCGGCATTACAGTTTGCCAAGGGAGCCGGAGATGTAGCGCTGGACTTCATCGGCTTTTACGACGCCAAAGCAGCCATCACCGGAGTGGACGAAGATGGCAATAAGATCGGATGGGGCGAACGCATCTTCCGGGGAGCCTTGGTAGTGCCTATCGCCAAGCCGGTGAAGGGCGGAAAAATGGCCCTGAAGTACGGCGACAAAGCATTAACCGCAGGCAAGAAAAACCTGGACAAACTGACCCGGAAAGGGAAGAAGACCGCGTGTGGGTGTCCGAAGAAAAGGCAACAACCGGATCAACACTTGACTAAAGCGGAAAAAGAAAAGTACAAGGACGATTTGGCTACCCAAAAATCAATAAGCAAGAAAAGACACAAAGAAAAACAGAGACAAGAACAGGAACGTAAAAAAGGAGATACAGCAGAAAAACAATTTGATATAAAAAATAGTTCTAAGAGAATGTTTAAATATAGTTGGGAAGGAAAAAGTTCAGTTATGTACCAACAACCAGATGGAACTTGGTGGGCCAAAGATACTACAGGGCATGGAGATTCGGCATATAAGGTATTTCAGGAGACTGGTAAGGAGTTCAAATGGTTATACGATGCAGACAAAAACGGAAATAAGATTGTAGGGAAGCACAAGGGAGAAAAAGGGAAGATTATTAAGAAGTCTACGGGCAAATTTATGGATAAAAGGTGA
- a CDS encoding pre-toxin TG domain-containing protein: MHKIRTKRIIDGASSLQSRISVIQSKFLLTKDDGPLFKEKDENAALQFAKGAGDVALDFIGFHDAKAAITGVDEDGNEIGWGERLFRGALVVPIAKPVKGGKMALKYGDKALTAGKKNLDDVARKGKKTACGCPPLDGYSHKKKHSSHAEERKQQGRPTGVGIRKSCV; the protein is encoded by the coding sequence ATGCATAAAATAAGGACAAAAAGGATAATAGATGGAGCGAGTTCTCTTCAGTCAAGAATATCGGTGATACAAAGCAAGTTCCTTCTCACAAAAGATGATGGCCCACTCTTCAAAGAGAAGGATGAAAACGCGGCGTTACAGTTTGCTAAGGGAGCCGGAGATGTAGCGTTGGATTTCATCGGTTTTCACGACGCCAAAGCGGCCATCACCGGAGTGGACGAAGATGGCAACGAGATCGGATGGGGAGAACGCCTTTTCCGAGGCGCTTTGGTAGTTCCCATCGCCAAACCGGTAAAGGGCGGAAAAATGGCCCTGAAGTACGGCGACAAAGCATTAACCGCAGGCAAGAAAAATTTAGACGATGTGGCCCGGAAAGGGAAGAAGACCGCGTGTGGGTGTCCCCCATTGGATGGATATTCTCATAAAAAGAAGCATTCGAGCCATGCCGAAGAGAGAAAACAGCAAGGAAGGCCCACCGGAGTTGGAATAAGGAAAAGTTGCGTCTGA
- a CDS encoding YqiA/YcfP family alpha/beta fold hydrolase produces the protein MKKRKQAESMPIFNRKGSSAVEYIIILVGILAVALIMYTFMAHDGQSLLKEKIMAIIDGDVSSHGQPAKDRRNSGGSSVDNEAPSKPPKRKQAKTVSDVRTTDEQLKDLAALAYNEPASITAEDADKILGKGNSEIIDSEDLPNGFQAVAIKNNETGEIIISFRGSDTEDYGIDWYGQNLSIYMQAKGVQVDSAKAFVERVKNSKKAKDSSIVLTGHSLGGFHAQNMARQYGFPAVTFNAPGLKPHPLNHAGSPKILWDMGRSIINPNMHIGDDIGNMFGSHDDQVVNYVNKRDAVGNYGIHYGKVVVIDPGGKTPKERNDYLHPIKDHELMVAGKAVEGQVRGGFKHNHSLKSFKGQFKDNGNIGR, from the coding sequence ATGAAAAAGAGGAAACAGGCAGAAAGCATGCCTATTTTTAACCGAAAAGGTTCTTCTGCAGTTGAATATATTATTATATTGGTTGGTATCCTCGCCGTTGCTCTTATTATGTATACATTCATGGCCCATGATGGGCAATCGTTGTTGAAAGAAAAAATCATGGCGATCATTGATGGGGATGTCAGTAGTCATGGGCAACCGGCCAAAGATAGGAGAAATTCCGGCGGTTCTTCCGTTGATAATGAAGCGCCTTCAAAACCGCCAAAACGAAAACAAGCCAAGACGGTTTCCGATGTGAGAACAACGGATGAGCAATTAAAGGATTTGGCCGCATTGGCTTATAATGAGCCGGCTTCGATTACGGCGGAAGATGCCGATAAAATCCTGGGTAAAGGGAATTCCGAGATCATTGATTCTGAGGATTTGCCAAACGGATTTCAAGCAGTTGCAATTAAGAACAATGAGACGGGCGAAATCATTATTTCTTTTCGTGGTTCAGACACTGAAGATTACGGGATCGACTGGTATGGCCAAAATTTAAGTATCTATATGCAAGCCAAGGGAGTTCAAGTGGATTCCGCCAAGGCGTTTGTGGAAAGAGTGAAAAATTCCAAGAAGGCGAAAGACAGTTCCATCGTCTTGACCGGGCACTCATTGGGAGGGTTTCATGCTCAAAACATGGCGAGACAGTATGGCTTTCCAGCAGTCACCTTTAACGCACCCGGGCTTAAACCTCATCCATTAAATCATGCAGGTTCTCCAAAGATACTGTGGGACATGGGCAGAAGCATTATCAATCCCAACATGCATATCGGTGATGATATAGGGAATATGTTTGGATCCCACGATGATCAGGTGGTAAACTACGTGAACAAGAGAGATGCCGTCGGCAACTACGGAATTCACTATGGTAAAGTGGTGGTAATTGATCCGGGGGGTAAAACGCCAAAAGAAAGAAACGACTACTTACATCCGATTAAAGATCATGAGCTCATGGTTGCGGGGAAAGCCGTTGAAGGGCAAGTACGAGGTGGATTTAAGCATAATCACTCTCTCAAATCTTTTAAAGGGCAATTTAAGGACAACGGCAATATAGGAAGATAA
- a CDS encoding amidase domain-containing protein, with protein MKHRDWGQYLPFNRKGASTVEYVMILAAILVSALLLSNFMANDGQAMIKDKIMAIINGDLTGDTANGGGTDSQSGNDAKQPSSDIPQPKELATSPNVKPKKEQGKTQKYDRKKAVDYARKWSHKINTDKYEEMGETVDCANFVSQCLVESGFEMNDDWKYKKGFTIPLLDWTIGSDYEHTWTVAHDQFKYFSNKKNGYSEGDPIKITSPKQLRELEKKGIIKEGDLLYWDWEGDKKINHATIITDTKDGELKFSGHSNSRRDTNVYDTFENVRDDQETKDTVIYIVRMKDRVPAKGGKR; from the coding sequence ATGAAACATAGGGATTGGGGGCAGTACCTCCCTTTTAATCGAAAGGGAGCTTCGACAGTAGAATATGTTATGATCTTGGCTGCGATCTTAGTCTCGGCATTACTATTGTCCAACTTTATGGCCAATGATGGTCAAGCCATGATCAAGGATAAGATCATGGCCATCATTAACGGGGATCTTACTGGAGATACAGCCAACGGGGGAGGAACTGATTCCCAGTCGGGAAATGATGCGAAGCAACCTTCCTCTGATATTCCACAACCAAAAGAGCTGGCAACTTCCCCAAATGTAAAACCAAAGAAAGAACAGGGAAAAACTCAAAAATACGATCGCAAAAAAGCCGTAGACTATGCTAGAAAATGGAGTCACAAGATCAACACAGACAAATACGAAGAGATGGGGGAAACAGTTGACTGCGCCAACTTTGTTTCTCAATGCTTGGTGGAATCCGGATTCGAAATGAACGATGACTGGAAATATAAGAAAGGCTTTACCATCCCACTGCTCGATTGGACCATAGGTTCGGATTACGAACATACATGGACGGTTGCCCACGACCAATTTAAGTATTTTTCCAACAAAAAGAATGGTTATTCTGAAGGAGACCCGATTAAAATTACCAGTCCCAAACAGCTTCGTGAATTGGAGAAAAAAGGCATAATAAAAGAAGGGGATTTATTGTATTGGGACTGGGAAGGGGACAAAAAAATCAATCACGCTACTATTATTACCGATACAAAGGATGGGGAATTAAAGTTTTCTGGTCATTCCAACTCAAGGAGAGATACGAATGTGTATGACACCTTCGAAAATGTCAGGGATGATCAGGAAACAAAGGACACAGTTATATATATTGTAAGAATGAAAGATCGGGTTCCCGCAAAAGGAGGAAAACGATGA